In Mycobacterium stomatepiae, the following are encoded in one genomic region:
- a CDS encoding aldehyde dehydrogenase — protein sequence MTEKSDHRTYAELFVGGQWRKPANPQQLAVISPHSEEPVGHVQVAGPEDLDAAVTAARQAFDHGPWPRMTHAERMAKVEQLAGIYGGHIDEMADLITEEMGSPRTFSRLGQAAAAATMIHLTLADARAFPWTERRHGVLGEVHLRRAPVGVVGAIVPWNVPQFLIMPKLIPALIAGCTVILKPAPETPLDALWLAEMIEQLDLPEGVVSVLPGGPEIGEALVRHPGVDKIAFTGSSAVGRRIATLCGEQLKRVSLELGGKSAAIILDDADIDKTVAGLKSAGLMNNGQACVAQTRILVSDKRHDDVVDALAGMMSSLNVGDPADEATDIGPLVAQRQQRRVQDYIKSGKREGARVVLGGEDSPTDRGWYVRPTLFADATNDMRIAREEIFGPVLTVLRYRDEADAIRIANETDYGLAGSVWTSDIAHGLEVAAGVRTGTYGINMYTLDIGAPFGGFKQSGIGREFGPEGLHKYVELQTLVCKGQLPPL from the coding sequence ATGACAGAAAAATCCGACCATCGGACCTATGCCGAACTCTTCGTCGGAGGGCAGTGGCGCAAGCCCGCTAATCCGCAGCAGCTGGCCGTGATTTCGCCGCATTCGGAGGAACCGGTCGGCCACGTTCAGGTGGCCGGGCCCGAGGACCTCGACGCCGCCGTCACCGCGGCGCGCCAGGCCTTCGACCACGGCCCGTGGCCGCGCATGACCCATGCCGAACGGATGGCCAAAGTCGAACAGCTGGCCGGGATCTACGGCGGGCACATCGACGAGATGGCCGACCTGATCACCGAAGAAATGGGATCCCCGCGCACCTTCAGCCGACTCGGCCAAGCGGCGGCCGCGGCGACGATGATCCATCTCACCCTCGCGGACGCCCGCGCGTTTCCCTGGACGGAACGCCGCCACGGCGTCCTCGGTGAGGTGCACCTGCGCAGGGCCCCGGTCGGGGTGGTAGGCGCGATCGTGCCGTGGAACGTTCCTCAGTTCCTGATCATGCCGAAGTTGATCCCGGCTTTGATCGCGGGATGCACGGTGATCCTCAAACCGGCCCCCGAAACACCTTTGGACGCTTTGTGGTTGGCCGAAATGATCGAGCAGCTCGACCTGCCCGAAGGCGTGGTGTCGGTGCTGCCCGGCGGACCCGAAATCGGCGAGGCGCTGGTCCGCCACCCCGGCGTGGACAAGATAGCGTTCACCGGTTCCAGTGCGGTCGGGCGCCGCATCGCCACGCTGTGCGGAGAGCAGCTCAAGCGAGTGAGCCTGGAATTGGGCGGGAAGTCCGCGGCGATCATTCTCGACGACGCCGATATCGACAAGACGGTCGCGGGGTTGAAGTCGGCCGGCCTGATGAACAACGGCCAGGCCTGTGTCGCCCAGACCCGCATCCTGGTCAGCGACAAGCGTCATGACGACGTCGTCGACGCGCTGGCCGGCATGATGTCGTCGCTGAACGTCGGCGACCCGGCCGACGAGGCCACCGACATCGGCCCGCTGGTGGCCCAACGGCAACAGCGCCGGGTTCAGGACTACATCAAGTCCGGGAAACGCGAGGGCGCACGCGTCGTGCTGGGCGGTGAGGACAGCCCGACCGATCGCGGATGGTACGTGCGGCCAACGCTATTCGCCGACGCCACCAACGACATGCGCATCGCCCGGGAGGAGATCTTCGGCCCGGTGCTGACGGTGCTGCGCTACCGCGACGAGGCCGACGCGATCCGGATCGCCAACGAGACCGACTACGGACTGGCTGGTTCGGTGTGGACGTCGGACATCGCGCACGGCCTGGAGGTCGCCGCAGGGGTGCGCACCGGCACTTACGGCATCAATATGTA